A window of Streptomyces sp. NBC_01142 genomic DNA:
GATCATTTCGGTCGTTTCCTGGGCGCTGAACATCGCCCTGCCCGAAAAGGACTGACACTGTCGAGGAGCATGTGGCATGAACGCAGAACATGGGGTGCCCCCACCGCAGGCCGGGGATGGTACCCGGGCGGTACGGGCAGGGCTGCCCGAGCCGGTGAAGTACGAACCGACCCTGCCGGGACCGGTCTTCGCGGCCCACTTCCATCTGCCCGGCGAACCGACGGGCCCGTACACCTACGGGCGTGACCAGAACCCGACCTGGACCCTTCTGGAGCGCGCCATCGGCGAACTGGAGGCGCCGGGAGAGCCGGTGGAGACCGTGACCTTCGCCTCGGGGATGGCGGCGATCTCGGCCGTGCTCTTCTCGCAGCTGAAGGCCGGCGACGCGGTCGTGCTGCCGGACGACGGCTACCAGGCGCTGCCGCTGGTGCGCGAACGGCTGGAGACGTACGGCGTCGAGGTGCGGACCGCGCCGACCGGCGGCGACGCGCAGCTGTCCGTCCTGGAGGGGGCGCGGCTGCTGTGGATCGAGACACCGTCCAATCCGGGTCTCGATGTGTGCGACGTGCGCCGCCTGGCGAAGGCGGCACACGTCGCCGGCGCGCTCGTCGCGGTCGACAACACTCTGGCCACGCCGCTCGGGCAGCGACCCCTGGATCTTGGCGCCGACTTCTCCGTGGCCAGCGACACCAAGGGCATGACGGGCCACGGAGACCTCCTGCTCGGCCATGTGACCTGCCGCGATCCCCGGTTGGCGGCCGGCGTTCGGAACTGGCGCAAGGTCGTCGGGGCGATCCCGGGTCCCATGGAGGCCTGGCTCGCACACCGCTCGCTGGCCACGCTGCAACTGCGCGCTGATCGGCAGTGCGCAAACGCACTGGCGCTCGCAGAAGCCCTGAGCGGTCGCGGCGAAGTGACCGGACTGCGCTATCCGGGCCTGCCGACGGACCCCTCGCACAAGATCGCCTCGCTGCAGATGCGGCGATTCGGCTGCGTGGTCTCCTTCG
This region includes:
- a CDS encoding cystathionine gamma-lyase, encoding MNAEHGVPPPQAGDGTRAVRAGLPEPVKYEPTLPGPVFAAHFHLPGEPTGPYTYGRDQNPTWTLLERAIGELEAPGEPVETVTFASGMAAISAVLFSQLKAGDAVVLPDDGYQALPLVRERLETYGVEVRTAPTGGDAQLSVLEGARLLWIETPSNPGLDVCDVRRLAKAAHVAGALVAVDNTLATPLGQRPLDLGADFSVASDTKGMTGHGDLLLGHVTCRDPRLAAGVRNWRKVVGAIPGPMEAWLAHRSLATLQLRADRQCANALALAEALSGRGEVTGLRYPGLPTDPSHKIASLQMRRFGCVVSFVLPDRGHAERFLGGLRLVDDATSFGGVRSTAERRGRWGGDAVPEGFIRLSAGAEDADDLVADVLRALDGAGR